In Solimonas sp. K1W22B-7, the DNA window CAGCTCCATGGTGAACGCCAGCAGCAGCACCGCCGATCCCTGGCAGAAATTCGGGATCAGGTTGTTGAGCTGCAGCGTTTGCTGGGGGACGATGCGTTCCACGTGATTTAATCTTGAATATTGTTATTTTCTTTAAATATTATTCAACAGATCCGCCCGGACTGCCGGGACCGTGCCGGCCACTCCACGGGGCCACACGCCTATAATCGCGCACTTTTTACCGAGCCACACATGTCCTCCGGCAACGCAAAACTCTGGGGCGGCCGTTTCGCCGAATCCACCTCCGCACTGGTCGAGAAGTTCTCCGAGTCGGTCAGCTTCGATTCGCGCCTGTACCGCCAGGACATCCGCGGCTCGCAGGCGCATGCGCGCATGCTGGCCAAGGTCGGCGTGCTCAGCGCCGCCGACGCCGACAGCATCGTCGCCGGGCTGGACGCGATCCTGGCCCGCATCGAGTCGGGCACCTTCGAGTGGAGCGAGAAGCTCGAAGACGTGCACATGAACATCGAGGCGCGCCTGACCGAGGACATCGGCGACGCCGGCAAGCGCCTGCACACCGGCCGCTCACGCAACGACCAGGTCGCCACCGACCTGCGCCTCTACGTGCGCGACGTGATCGACGAGCTGGCGCCGCTGATCGGCCGCCTGGAAGGGGCGCTGCTGGACCTGGCCGAGCGCGAGGCCGACAGCGTGATGCCGGGCTTCACGCACATGCAGATCGCCCAGCCGGTGACCTTCGGCCACCACATGCTGGCCTGGCGCGAGCAGATCCTGCGCGACCGCAGCCGCCTGCTGGACTGCCGCAAGCGCCTCAACCTGCTGCCGCTGGGCTCGGCCGCGCTGGCCGGCACGGTCTATCCGATCGACCGCCATTACACGGCGGAGCTGCTGGGCTTCGACGGCGTCACCGAGAACTCGCTGGACACGGTCAGCGACCGCGACTTCGCGATCGAATTCTGCGCCGCCGCCAGCCTGGTGCTGGTGCACCTGTCGCGCTGGAGCGAGGAACTGATCCTGTGGTCGACGCCGATGTTCGGCTTCGTCGACCTGCCCGACCGCTTCTGTACCGGCAGCAGCATCATGCCGCAGAAGAAGAACCCGGACGTGCCCGAACTGGTGCGCGGCAAGACCGGCCGGGTGATCGGCAACCTGCAGGCCCTGCTGGTGCTGATGAAGGGCCAGCCGCTGGCCTACAACCGCGACAACCAGGAAGACAAGCCGCCGCTGTTCGACACCGTCGACACGCTGAGCATCTGCCTGCAGGTCTACGCCGAGATGGTCCCGCACATCGTGGTGAAGCGCGACAACTGCCGCGCCGCCGCCGCCAAGGGCTTCTCCACCGCCACCGACCTGGCCGACTACCTGGTGATGAAGGGCCTGCCGTTCCGCGACGCGCACCACGCGGTGGGCAGCGCGGTGGGCCATGCCGCCCAGAAGGGCTGCGACCTGTCGGACCTGTCGCTGGAAGAGCTGCGCCGGTTCTCGCCGCTGGTGGAGAACGACGTCTACGAGCGCATCACGCTGGAAGGCTCGCTCAACGCCCGCAACCACTACGGCGCGACCGCGCCGGCGCAGGTGCGCGCGGCCATTGCCCGGGCGCGGGCCGCGCGCGGGCTGTAAGCCTCGAGCCCCTCAACGAAAAGGCCCGCAAAAGCGGGCCTTTTCGTTTATGCATGAAGCTTTGTCATTTGTGGGAGCGGGCTTGCCCGCGATCTTCGCCGGCTCGCCGACAGATCGCGGGCAAGCCCGCTCCCACAAGTATTCTTCACGGCGTCGAGGGAGTCGCCTCGACCGGAGCAGCTTCCGTTGCAGCGTCTTCGACCGGAGCCGCCGCCCCCGCCGCTTCCAGGCGCACGAACGGCAGCGCCGGCCCCAGGAAGCCCAGCACCGGCTTGACCGTGCGCAGCGGGTCTTCTTCCTGCGGCACGTGGCCGAGGTCGTCGAACATCACCAGCTGGCTGCCCTGGATCTCGCGATGGAAGCGCGTGGCACTGGCCGGCGGGATCAGCTGGTCGCGGCCGCCCCAGAGGATCAGGGTCGGCAGCTTCAGCACGCGGATGCGGCTGGAGGTGTCGCCACCGTTCTGCGCGAAGCGCTGCGCCAGCGCCTTGCGGTTGCCGGCGCGCAGGGTCAGCTCGTAGTAGCGGTCGATCAGTTCCGGCGTGACCTTGGACGGATCGCCATAGACGTTGCGCACGCTGGAGGCGATGACACTGCGCGGCAGCGTGCGCTCCATCAGTGGCGCCAGCAGCGGCATGCGCGCCAGGCGGAAGCCCAGCGGGACCGACTCCGAGGGCAGCGGGTAGC includes these proteins:
- the argH gene encoding argininosuccinate lyase, whose amino-acid sequence is MSSGNAKLWGGRFAESTSALVEKFSESVSFDSRLYRQDIRGSQAHARMLAKVGVLSAADADSIVAGLDAILARIESGTFEWSEKLEDVHMNIEARLTEDIGDAGKRLHTGRSRNDQVATDLRLYVRDVIDELAPLIGRLEGALLDLAEREADSVMPGFTHMQIAQPVTFGHHMLAWREQILRDRSRLLDCRKRLNLLPLGSAALAGTVYPIDRHYTAELLGFDGVTENSLDTVSDRDFAIEFCAAASLVLVHLSRWSEELILWSTPMFGFVDLPDRFCTGSSIMPQKKNPDVPELVRGKTGRVIGNLQALLVLMKGQPLAYNRDNQEDKPPLFDTVDTLSICLQVYAEMVPHIVVKRDNCRAAAAKGFSTATDLADYLVMKGLPFRDAHHAVGSAVGHAAQKGCDLSDLSLEELRRFSPLVENDVYERITLEGSLNARNHYGATAPAQVRAAIARARAARGL
- a CDS encoding alpha/beta fold hydrolase yields the protein MKRSVVVLLVVLLLLVGLPAGFVAATWAPDRPVAELRARWAKPPSSFLEIGGMEVHVRDEGPISDRVPVILLHGTSSSLHTWDGWAEALKTQRRVIRIDLPGFGLTGPAPDGDYSIDAYMRFLNAVFDHYGAEGYIVAGNSFGGRLAWEAALALPSYVQKIVLVDAAGYPLPSESVPLGFRLARMPLLAPLMERTLPRSVIASSVRNVYGDPSKVTPELIDRYYELTLRAGNRKALAQRFAQNGGDTSSRIRVLKLPTLILWGGRDQLIPPASATRFHREIQGSQLVMFDDLGHVPQEEDPLRTVKPVLGFLGPALPFVRLEAAGAAAPVEDAATEAAPVEATPSTP